The genomic DNA ATAATAGAAATACCACTAGTATTCTTCATTCTCATGCCAGATAAGGCCCAAAAAGTTCTGAATCCAGTTAATGAATGGATCTCCAACCATGGCAACCTGGTGACCGGAATTTTCTGCATTGCCATTGGGTTTTTCGTGGTTTACAGTGGACTGCAGAAACTGGGAATAACCTAAGTCAAGCAATTAAATCCCCACTCATAATAGGATGTGTTTTAATGGATAATCTCTCATTTGACCAGTATATAAAAACTTTCGATAGTTTCGGACGATATTCTGAAGAATAGAGCCACCAGTTGAAACACTTACTCCATATCGGAAATCAGCACTTAAAAAAGGGATTTTCTGTTCTGGACATTGGCGCCGGAACTGGATTTTTTATTAGGGACTTTTTAAAAGGATTCAAACCAAGAGCTTCCAGTTACACTGCCATAGAACCTTCAAAAGAACATGTGCATAAAATTAAGCAGAACTTCCAGGCCATTCCCCTAGAATTAGAGATCTACAATGAAATTTTCACCCCTCAAACTGATTTTAAACAAAAATTTGACCTTATTGTCATGTCCCACTCGTTATACTGGTTTATGCCCGACCCGGAACCCTATATTTTAAATGCTCTTAAATTATTAGAGGAAGATGGTGTTGCGGTGATGTACCTCCAAACACCTTATTCTGCTTCTCATATCTTAAACCTCTTATTTAAAAATGTACTTCCCGAAAACAGAACTCCAAACCATGAAATAAATAGTTGGACCATTCTGGATATCCTGGATGAGAATAATATCCATTATAAGATTTCCAATCTTCCCGGAACATTTAATGGGAATCACTTGTTCAAACCGGGACATAAGGAACTTTTACACGAACTTATATCATTTTTCCTATCAATTCAAGCTGAATCAACCGATTATATAACGCTTAAACGGGCTGAAGAAGCTTTGAATAAGCTATCTTACAAAAATGGTGAGAATGTTAAATTGAATTTGGAAGTAGGTGCCATTACCGTGTTAGGAGGTATTCCTAAATTTTAATAATATGCCTTATTTTAACATGACCCCCGACGAATGAAATTTAGCAGGGTATTTATACCAGGTACATCTCTTCAGCGCGCCTTAGAAGTTCTTCACGGAATTTAGGATGGGCAATGTTAATTATTTCATACGCCCTTTCACGGGTGGATTTTCCCTTGAGATTGGCCACTCCATACTCTGTTACCAGGTAATGGGTGTCCATGCGGGGTGTGGTGACCATGGCCCCTGGATCTAAATGGTCCACCACCCGTGATATGGCACCGTTTTTAGCGGTGGAGTAGAATGCCAGTATCGACTTGCCTTCTTTGGAGTCGAACGCTCCTCGAACAAAATCAAGCTGCCCCCCGGTTCCACTGTACTGATGGCCAGCCAGGTACTCTGCATTGCATTGACCCAGAATATCTACTTGGATGAGGGAATTTATGGATATCATACGGTCATTTTTGGCTATCACTCCCGGGTTGTTCACATAGGAGCAGGGGTAGCTTTCCATGGCCGGATTCTGGTTCATGAACTCCAGCATCTC from Methanobacterium sp. Maddingley MBC34 includes the following:
- a CDS encoding methyltransferase family protein (PFAM: Methyltransferase domain), producing MKHLLHIGNQHLKKGFSVLDIGAGTGFFIRDFLKGFKPRASSYTAIEPSKEHVHKIKQNFQAIPLELEIYNEIFTPQTDFKQKFDLIVMSHSLYWFMPDPEPYILNALKLLEEDGVAVMYLQTPYSASHILNLLFKNVLPENRTPNHEINSWTILDILDENNIHYKISNLPGTFNGNHLFKPGHKELLHELISFFLSIQAESTDYITLKRAEEALNKLSYKNGENVKLNLEVGAITVLGGIPKF